The segment GGCGACGGGCTACGGCCTCGTCTACACGCTGCGGGAGGCGCTGCGTCGCCACGGCGTCGACCCGGCCGACACCATCGCCTCGGTGCAGGGGGGCGGCAACGTGTCCCAGTACGCGATCGAGCTCTACCAGCAGCTCGGCGGCAAGGTGATCTGCGTCTCGAGCTGGGACCAGGCCGACCAGACCAGCTACAGCTTCCGCCGCGAGGCGGGCGTGAACCTCGTCGAGCTGCGCGGCATCAGCGACCGCTTCGGCGGCATCGAGAAGGCCAAGGCCAAGAGCCTGGGCTACGAGGTGCTCCCCGGCGACGCCTGGATCGAGCAGGCCGTGGACATCCTCATGCCCTGCGCCCTCGAGAACCAGGTGAACGGCGAGACGGCGCCGCGCATCCACGGCCGCGTGCGCTTCATGGCCGAGGGCGCCAATGGCCCGACGACGCCGGAAGCGGACCTCGTCTTGCAGAAGAAGAACATCTACGTGATTCCCGACTTCCTCTGCAACGCGGGCGGCGTCACCTGCAGCTACTTCGAGCAGGTGCAGTGCAACATGAACTTCTTCTGGCCCAAGAGCGAGGTGCTCGAGCGCCTGGACGGCGCGATGACCCGCGCCTTCCACAAGGTCGCCGACCTCGCCGAGAAGAAGAAGCTCTACACGCGCGACGCGGCCTACATGATCGCCATCCAGCGGGTGGCCGAGGCCTGCCGGGCGCGCGGCTGGGTGTAGGGGCGCTGCGCGCCCCGCGCCCGCCGGCGGCGTCCGCGGCAGTCCGCGGCCGGGAGGCTTGACGCTGCTCTGCTTCTTCGCAACGGACCTCCACGGCAGCCTGGAGCGCTACGGGAAGCTCTTCGCAGCAGTGGCCGCCGAGCGCCCGGCGGCCGTCTTCCTCGGCGGCGACCTCCTGCCGCCGCCGGCAGGCCAGCGCGCGCTGCCCTTCGGCGGCG is part of the bacterium genome and harbors:
- a CDS encoding Glu/Leu/Phe/Val dehydrogenase is translated as MATRAFNAFEMAQRQFDAVAEKLGLDEPTRELLRQPMREYHFSIPIRMDDGAVKVFRGFRVQHNDARGPAKGGIRFHPQETIDTVRALATWMTWKCAVVEIPLGGGKGGIICDPHHLSEREQEALARGWVRQIARNIGPVQDVPAPDVMTSAQHMLWMLDEYETITGGHYPGMITGKPLGLGGSQGRTEATGYGLVYTLREALRRHGVDPADTIASVQGGGNVSQYAIELYQQLGGKVICVSSWDQADQTSYSFRREAGVNLVELRGISDRFGGIEKAKAKSLGYEVLPGDAWIEQAVDILMPCALENQVNGETAPRIHGRVRFMAEGANGPTTPEADLVLQKKNIYVIPDFLCNAGGVTCSYFEQVQCNMNFFWPKSEVLERLDGAMTRAFHKVADLAEKKKLYTRDAAYMIAIQRVAEACRARGWV